The DNA region TCGGCACCTGCGGGTCGAGGTCCAGGGCCGCCCGGATCTCCGCCGGGCTGCGGGTGTTGTGACCGTGGAAGCAGTTGATCGCGACCACGAACGGGATGCCCCGGCTCTCGAAGAAGTCGATCGAGGCGAAGCTGGTGTCCAGCCGGCGGGTGTCGGCGATGACGATCCCGCCGAGCGCGCCGTTCACGAGGTCGTTCCACATGAACCAGAACCGCTCCTGGCCGGGCGTGCCGAACAGGTAGACCACCAGCTCCGGATTGACCGTGATCCGGCCGAAGTCCAGGGCGACGGTGGTGGTCTCCTTGCTGTCGACGCCCGACAGGTCGTCCACGCCGACGCTGGCGCGGGTCAGCAGCTCCTCGGTGCGCAGCGGCGCGACCTCACTGACCGAGCCGACCAGGGTGGTCTTGCCGACGCCGAAGCCGCCGGCGATCAGGATCTTGACGGCGGCGGGGGCGATCGCCGCCCGGCCGTGGGCGGCCGGGCCGCCGGCGCCGAGGCCGTTCGGCCCCGCCGCGTGCGGTCCGGGGGAGGGGAGGGGTGCGGTCGGTGCCATGGTTCAGAGTCTCCGGAGTCCTTCGCGTACGGCCGTCAGAAGACCGAGGTCCACGCCCCCGCTGGCCCGGGCCACCGAGAGCGGCGGCCGGGCCAGCAGCAGGCCCTGCGAGATGAGATCGCCCAGCAGGATCTTGGTGACCGAGACCGGCAGGTTGAGGCCGGCGGACACCTCGGCGACGGCGGCCGGGCGGCGGCAGCGCTCCAGGATCAGCCGGTGCTCGGGCTGCAGCGCGCGCGGCCCGGACCGGGAACCCCTGGCCAGCGCCTCGGCCGCCGGGTCGTCGACGGTGGTCAGCAGGGTGATCAGGGTGAGGTCGTCGCGTTCGGGCAGGACCCGGCCGCGGGTGATGGTGTAGGGGCGCACCATCGTGCCCGCGCCGTAGTCCTCGTCGTCGTCCTCGTCGGGCTCGCTCCAGTGGGGGCGCACCGGCGGTTCAGCCCCGGTTCCGGGCCGCGAAGGCGTCGAACTCGTTGCGGGCCGGGGTGCTCATCTTCTGGCCGACCTGCTGCACCAGCGTGTGCATGGCCACCGACATCACCTCGGCGTCCACCTCCTGGGAGGCCACCACGGCCAGGTGGGTGCCCTGGGCGGCGGCGATGATGAACAGCCAGACCTCGGCCAGCTCGACGATCACCTGGTGCACCGGCCCGCCGTCGAAGAGCTGGCCGACGCCGCGGGCCAGGCTCTGCTGGCCGGTGGCGACGGCGGCCAGCCGCTCGG from Kitasatospora sp. NBC_00458 includes:
- a CDS encoding roadblock/LC7 domain-containing protein, with product MNRTIATHQDLDWLLDGLVDSVAGTRSAVLLSDDGLVVSHSRSIERSDAERLAAVATGQQSLARGVGQLFDGGPVHQVIVELAEVWLFIIAAAQGTHLAVVASQEVDAEVMSVAMHTLVQQVGQKMSTPARNEFDAFAARNRG
- a CDS encoding DUF742 domain-containing protein, with amino-acid sequence MRPHWSEPDEDDDEDYGAGTMVRPYTITRGRVLPERDDLTLITLLTTVDDPAAEALARGSRSGPRALQPEHRLILERCRRPAAVAEVSAGLNLPVSVTKILLGDLISQGLLLARPPLSVARASGGVDLGLLTAVREGLRRL
- a CDS encoding GTP-binding protein: MAPTAPLPSPGPHAAGPNGLGAGGPAAHGRAAIAPAAVKILIAGGFGVGKTTLVGSVSEVAPLRTEELLTRASVGVDDLSGVDSKETTTVALDFGRITVNPELVVYLFGTPGQERFWFMWNDLVNGALGGIVIADTRRLDTSFASIDFFESRGIPFVVAINCFHGHNTRSPAEIRAALDLDPQVPMLLGDVRERAYGRDLLLALVDHLMDLSAAGSAVG